A single window of Anopheles moucheti chromosome 2, idAnoMoucSN_F20_07, whole genome shotgun sequence DNA harbors:
- the LOC128298580 gene encoding homeobox protein MSH-D — MAASSCKSVAPLRQSDFSIEHILTRAGERYSKRRKLTTSPNCRTCCTNSPGSDRSDEGDADDVGRMRDETGAEADEELDEEIDVGQTVRSESGFLPTAPGCSMPTFDWLYYTRYHPPKLPRPQKSGPVKRTPGRLPRVPFTPAQLSALEDAYKVSTYLSSEEANQLAYSLELTNTRVKIWFQNRRARDRREKREASLATGAGTYPDSSPLSLVPFGAGTSSTIMQASVSQRGNSRTGSHPSSPSSVEAPGSRQSRSPTTDRSY; from the exons ATGGCGGCTTCCAGTTGCAAGAGTGTGGCGCCTTTGCGGCAAAGTGATTTCAGCATAGAGCACATCCTTACGCGAGCCGGCGAGCGGTACAGCAAAAGGCGCAAGCTAACGACATCGCCGAATTGTCGAACCTGTTGCACGAACAGTCCAGGAAGTGATCGTAGTGACGAGGGCGACGCGGATGATGTTGGCCGGATGCGTGATGAAACCGGTGCGGAGGCGGACGAAGAACTCGATGAAGAGATTGACGTTGGACAAACGGTACGGTCGGAGTCGGGATTTTTACCGACGGCACCCGGTTGCAGTATGCCCACGTTCGATTGGCTGTACTACACCCGTTATCATCCACCAAAGTTGCCAC GTCCTCAGAAGTCGGGTCCCGTTAAGCGAACGCCGGGACGTTTACCGCGTGTACCATTCACTCCGGCCCAGCTTAGCGCACTGGAGGACGCTTACAAAGTGTCTACCTACCTAAGTTCCGAGGAAGCAAATCAGCTCGCGTACAGCCTTGAATTGACCAACACACGGGTGAAAATTTGGTTCCAAAATCGGCGTGCCAGGGACCGCCGTGAGAAGCGCGAAGCATCACTTGCGACCGGTGCCGGCACCTACCCGGATTCTTCTCCTCTCAGTTTGGTACCATTTGGCGCTGGTACTTCATCAACGATTATGCAGGCCAGTGTTTCACAGCGCGGCAATTCTCGTACTGGAAGTCATCCGTCGTCTCCTTCCAGCGTTGAAGCACCCGGTAGTCGACAGAGCAGAAGTCCCACCACCGACCGAAGCTACTAG
- the LOC128299868 gene encoding adenylosuccinate synthetase yields the protein MSAHHQMAVNGTANHHSSENNHTTHNTHEQMHNRRQNPYSRKVTVVLGAQWGDEGKGKVVDMLAENADIVCRCQGGNNAGHTVVVGEKVFDFHLLPSGIIHEKSNSVIGNGVVVHLPGLFDELAKNEAKGLKNWEGRLIISNRAHLVLDLHQQVDGLQEAEKGGKSLGTTKKGIGPCYSSKATRNGIRVSDLLGDFKMFSEKFEALVAMYKRLYADFSVDVNAELARYREYAERLRPLVRDSVSYLHTSLKEGKSVLVEGANAAMLDIDFGTYPYVTSSNCSIGGVLTGLGLPPQAIGEVIGVVKAYTTRVGDGPFPTELHDEIGSLLQKRGGEVGVTTQRIRRCGWLDLALLRYTSIVNGYTAICLTKLDILDTLKEIKVAVSYNLNGKKIDYFPGSITDLSQVEVNYITVPGWLQSTENVRDFGELPPQAQDYIRLIENDLDVPVKWIGVGKGRESIICVKD from the exons ATGTCAGCCCATCATCAAATGGCTGTGAATGGCACGGCCAATCATCACAGCAGTGAAAATAATCACACCACTCACAATACGCACGAACAGATGCATAACCGCCGTCAGAATCCCTACAGTAGAAAGGTCACAGTGGTGCTGGGTGCCCAATGGGGTGACGAAGGCAAGGGCAAGGTGGTCGATATGTTGGCCGAAAATGCTGACATTGTGTGTCGTTGTCAG GGTGGAAATAATGCAGGCCACACGGTGGTTGTTGGAGAAAAGGTCTTTGATTTTCATCTTCTGCCTAGTGGAATCATCCATGAGAAGAGTAACTCAGTTATTG gCAATGGAGTGGTCGTACACTTGCCCGGGTTGTTCGACGAGCTTGCCAAAAATGAAGCGAAAGGGTTGAAGAATTGGGAAGGTCGATTAATAATCTCAAACCGTGCTCACCTGGTGCTGGACCTGCACCAACAGGTCGATGGTTTGCAAGAGGCAGAAAAGGGTGGTAAATCGCTCGGCACAACCAAGAAAGGTATCGGGCCGTGCTATTCCAGTAAGGCGACCCGCAACGGTATCCGTGTGTCGGATCTGTTGGGCGACTTTAAGATGTTCAGTGAAAA GTTTGAAGCGCTGGTAGCCATGTACAAACGACTCTACGCCGATTTCTCGGTGGACGTAAATGCGGAACTCGCACG ATATCGCGAGTATGCCGAACGGTTGAGACCGTTGGTGCGCGACTCGGTGTCGTATTTGCACACGTCGCTTAAGGAGGGCAAAAGCGTATTGGTCGAAGGAGCGAACGCCGCCATGCTGGACATTGACTTTG GCACTTATCCGTACGTGACAAGCAGCAATTGCAGTATCGGCGGTGTGTTGACCGGACTGGGCTTACCGCCACAGGCGATCGGAGAAGTGATCGGCGTGGTGAAAGCTTACACTACCCGCGTAGGGGATGGACCCTTCCCAACGGAATTGCACGAT GAAATTGGTTCGTTGCTGCAGAAGCGTGGTGGCGAGGTAGGTGTAACCACGCAAAGAATTCGTAGGTGTGGTTGGCTCGATCTGGCACTGCTACGGTACACCTCCATTGTCAACGGGTACACCGCAATTTGTCTAACCAAGCTAGACATTCTGGATACGCTCAAGGAAATTAAAGTAGCTGTCAG CTACAATctgaatggaaagaaaattgattATTTCCCCGGTTCGATCACCGACCTAAGCCAGGTGGAGGTTAACTACATTACCGTACCGGGATGGTTACAATCGACAGAAAATGTGCGCGACTTTGGTGAACTTCCTCCACAGGCGCAAGATTACATACGGTTAATCGAAAACGATCTGGACGTACCGGTCAAGTGGATCGGTGTCGGTAAAGGTCGTGAATCAATTATCTGCGTAAAGGATTAA